The following are from one region of the Acidobacteriota bacterium genome:
- a CDS encoding SOS response-associated peptidase, whose protein sequence is MCGRYKLSRRKQILEEHFGIDASEVEWEPRYNIAPTQPVPVIRQNPKEPRRELSLVRWGLIPSWAKDASIAASLINARSETANSKPAFRDALQSRRCLVPADGFYEWQRKAKTRQPYCFEINDGKLFGFAGIWDRWRDPNGRMLETCSILTTTPNAVTASVHDRMPVILDPDHYDLWLDPGMRDASVVSELLRPFDARLMRSFPVSTRVNHAANDDDQCSMPVELVQVQSELFS, encoded by the coding sequence ATGTGCGGACGCTACAAGCTCTCCCGGAGAAAGCAGATTCTTGAAGAACATTTCGGGATTGATGCGAGCGAGGTCGAGTGGGAGCCACGCTACAACATTGCCCCAACGCAGCCGGTGCCTGTGATTCGACAGAATCCGAAAGAGCCTCGGCGCGAACTATCGCTGGTTCGCTGGGGACTGATTCCTTCGTGGGCTAAGGATGCTTCGATCGCAGCGAGTTTGATCAATGCACGGTCGGAGACGGCGAATTCAAAACCGGCATTCCGCGACGCGCTACAGTCGCGCCGGTGCCTGGTTCCGGCGGACGGATTCTACGAATGGCAGCGGAAAGCGAAGACCAGGCAGCCTTATTGTTTCGAGATTAACGACGGGAAATTGTTCGGCTTCGCGGGGATTTGGGATCGGTGGCGTGATCCCAACGGCAGAATGCTAGAGACATGTTCGATCCTGACGACGACTCCAAACGCGGTCACGGCATCCGTTCACGACCGCATGCCGGTGATTCTTGATCCGGATCACTATGATCTGTGGCTTGATCCCGGGATGAGGGATGCCAGCGTGGTGTCGGAGTTGTTGCGTCCCTTCGATGCTCGATTGATGCGCAGCTTTCCGGTGAGCACGCGAGTCAATCACGCCGCCAATGATGACGACCAGTGCTCGATGCCTGTGGAATTGGTGCAGGTGCAGAGCGAACTGTTCTCATAG
- a CDS encoding prepilin-type N-terminal cleavage/methylation domain-containing protein, with translation MTSQSNQKGFSLIELLIVVAIILIIAAIAIPNLLHARGAANQASAVSSIRTINSSMIMYMNDFPNDGYAPTLAALGGTSCTPPDPTSACLIDSQLASGTKSGYSFTSVGLGGTPAVQYFVAATPIDGSAYTSYCSTEDGVIHFDPNGAVIADHDSCLALEALQN, from the coding sequence ATGACGAGCCAGAGCAACCAGAAAGGGTTTTCGCTAATCGAGTTACTGATCGTGGTCGCGATCATTCTCATCATCGCCGCGATTGCCATCCCGAACCTGCTGCATGCGCGCGGGGCTGCCAACCAGGCGTCGGCAGTGAGTTCGATACGCACCATCAACTCGTCGATGATCATGTACATGAACGATTTTCCGAATGATGGCTACGCGCCGACGTTGGCCGCTCTGGGCGGTACTTCGTGCACTCCGCCGGACCCGACCAGCGCCTGCCTGATCGACAGCCAACTCGCTTCCGGCACGAAGAGCGGCTACAGCTTTACGTCCGTTGGCCTTGGCGGAACACCGGCGGTGCAATACTTCGTCGCAGCCACACCGATCGACGGTTCGGCATACACGAGCTATTGTTCGACCGAAGACGGCGTCATCCATTTCGACCCGAACGGCGCGGTGATCGCTGATCACGACTCGTGCCTGGCGTTGGAAGCGTTGCAGAACTAA